CCTTTATCCGCGATTGGCTGGCCCATCATGACGTCCAGGCGGTGTTCACCCGCGAGCCGGGCGGCACGCCCTTGGGCGAGAAAATACGCGAATTGCTGCTGTCGCCGGATACCCGCGCCTCGCTGGACGCCGAAACGCTGCTCGCCTTCGCCGCCCGCCAGCAGCACATCGCCGATGTGATAGAGCCGGCGCTGGCGTCTGGCCAATGGCTGGTGTCCGACCGTTTCACCGATTCGACCTACGCCTTTCAAGGCGGCGGCCGCGGCGTGCCTTTCGAGCGCATCCGCGCGTTGGAAGAGTGGGTGCAGCGCGGCTTGCAGCCAGATCTGACCCTGTTGTTCGACTTGCCGCTGGAAGTGGCGGCCGAGCGCATGTCCGGCAGCCGCGTGCTGGATCGTTTCGAGCAAGAGGCGTCCGATTTCCATCAGCGCGTGCGCGAGGCTTATCTCAAACGCGCCGAGGCGGAGCCGCATCGC
The Chromobacterium sp. IIBBL 290-4 DNA segment above includes these coding regions:
- the tmk gene encoding dTMP kinase; this translates as MSDAKPRGRFLTLEGIDGAGKSTHLSFIRDWLAHHDVQAVFTREPGGTPLGEKIRELLLSPDTRASLDAETLLAFAARQQHIADVIEPALASGQWLVSDRFTDSTYAFQGGGRGVPFERIRALEEWVQRGLQPDLTLLFDLPLEVAAERMSGSRVLDRFEQEASDFHQRVREAYLKRAEAEPHRFAVLDSSRSIAAIQDDIARHLGKLLETR